The following proteins are co-located in the Fusobacteriaceae bacterium genome:
- a CDS encoding J domain-containing protein — MAAVFSALVPGLFYTFLFLLLPLIFAYLYGVRIGKGGIPFFIISYGLGLILVYVSSSVVNYVLLALEILMVFYAIFKKGRARTRKSRYYQYESKEDGGKNGRDQVGPTPVWTAKGRYMRILNITDRSSLEDVKLAYRELIKQHHPDKFMNAPREEKTFHEKKTREINEAYEYILKLYQ, encoded by the coding sequence ATGGCGGCAGTATTTTCAGCGCTCGTACCGGGATTGTTTTACACATTTTTGTTTTTATTGCTACCGCTGATCTTTGCCTATCTTTACGGCGTGCGGATCGGAAAAGGGGGCATACCCTTTTTCATTATCAGTTACGGCCTCGGGTTGATTCTCGTCTATGTCTCCTCTTCCGTGGTCAATTATGTTCTTCTGGCCCTCGAGATCCTCATGGTATTTTACGCGATCTTCAAAAAAGGCAGAGCCAGAACCCGTAAATCCCGCTATTATCAGTACGAATCCAAAGAGGACGGCGGAAAAAACGGCCGGGATCAAGTCGGTCCCACGCCCGTGTGGACCGCCAAGGGCAGATATATGCGGATCTTGAACATTACGGACCGCTCGAGTCTCGAAGATGTTAAGCTTGCCTATCGGGAGCTGATCAAGCAGCATCATCCGGACAAATTCATGAACGCCCCGAGGGAAGAAAAGACCTTTCACGAAAAAAAGACCAGGGAAATCAACGAAGCATATGAATATATTCTCAAATTGTACCAGTAG
- a CDS encoding tetratricopeptide repeat protein produces MLKRYMMKRYAGKDIAVEEEKIRIHLLSRPDDRIKLRNLLVILCHKKDYQSAIRLCEKFLEKKPDDGEFLGILGYLYYETERIREAILFLNKALDLKPDEAFVRFLLGNAWSRAGNIQEAIKNYDLVICGGLDIYGAHVNFAKNYEEFGQLEKAKREYNIAYEIDPLDPRSKKIAKKIKELTSVLQGA; encoded by the coding sequence ATGCTTAAACGTTACATGATGAAGCGGTATGCCGGTAAAGATATCGCGGTGGAAGAGGAAAAAATCCGTATTCACCTGCTTTCGCGACCCGATGACAGGATCAAACTGCGAAATCTGCTCGTCATTCTTTGCCACAAAAAAGACTACCAGAGCGCGATCAGGCTCTGTGAAAAATTTCTGGAGAAAAAACCGGACGACGGCGAATTCTTAGGCATTTTGGGCTATTTGTACTATGAAACCGAAAGAATACGGGAAGCGATCCTTTTCCTAAACAAAGCGCTGGATCTGAAGCCCGATGAGGCGTTTGTGCGCTTTTTGCTCGGAAACGCCTGGTCCAGGGCCGGCAATATCCAGGAGGCCATCAAAAACTATGACCTCGTCATCTGCGGGGGGCTCGACATCTACGGCGCCCACGTCAATTTTGCCAAAAATTATGAAGAATTCGGTCAACTCGAAAAAGCGAAACGCGAATACAACATTGCCTATGAGATTGATCCCCTTGATCCCAGAAGCAAAAAGATAGCGAAAAAAATCAAAGAATTGACCTCGGTTTTGCAAGGCGCGTAA
- the gltX gene encoding glutamate--tRNA ligase, with translation MEKRVRTRIAPSPTGDPHVGTAYIALYNLAFAWKNGGDFILRIEDTDQNRYVEGSEKMIFDALKWLDLNYDEGPDVGGPCGPYRQSERIALYKEYAEKLVASGGAYYCFCTPERLDRLRERQKAMGKAPGYDGCCRSLTPEQVKAKLDAGEPYVIRLKMPYEGQTVIKDRLRGEIVFENDKIDDQVLLKADGYPTYHLANVVDDHLMGITHVIRAEEWIASTPKHIQLYKAYGWDMPEFIHMPLLRNSDKSKISKRKNPVSLVWYREEGYLKEGIVNFLGLMGYSMGDNKEIFFLEEFKENFNIDNVSLGGPVFDLVKLGWVNNHHMRMKDLDELTALAVPFFREAGYAGETVSDAEFATLKKVVEILREGAPTLKALVKNAAQFFVDDITLQEVAEDMNSKQKKSVEKLRSSILDETGKKAVALFLEKLKAYPKDSFTVDEAKDILHATWEEIETDSAGKVYMPLRAAMTGQSIGTDLFNILYVIGRDRTLARMERMIRNYNIL, from the coding sequence ATGGAAAAAAGAGTACGCACGCGAATAGCCCCCTCGCCCACGGGCGACCCCCATGTGGGCACGGCTTATATCGCGCTTTACAACCTGGCCTTCGCCTGGAAAAACGGCGGAGATTTTATTCTGCGGATCGAAGACACCGACCAGAACCGCTATGTGGAAGGCTCGGAAAAAATGATCTTCGACGCTCTGAAATGGCTGGATCTGAACTACGACGAAGGGCCCGACGTGGGCGGCCCCTGCGGCCCCTACCGCCAGTCCGAGCGGATCGCTCTGTACAAAGAATACGCCGAAAAGCTTGTGGCTTCCGGCGGCGCCTATTACTGCTTCTGCACGCCCGAACGGCTCGACCGGCTCCGGGAACGGCAGAAGGCCATGGGAAAAGCCCCGGGCTACGACGGTTGCTGCCGTTCGCTGACGCCGGAACAGGTCAAAGCGAAGCTTGACGCCGGGGAACCCTACGTGATCCGGCTCAAGATGCCCTATGAGGGCCAGACCGTGATCAAGGACCGGCTTCGGGGCGAGATTGTCTTTGAAAACGACAAGATTGACGATCAGGTCCTGCTCAAGGCCGACGGCTACCCGACCTACCATCTGGCCAACGTGGTGGACGATCACCTGATGGGGATTACCCATGTGATCCGGGCGGAAGAGTGGATCGCCTCGACGCCCAAGCACATCCAGCTGTACAAGGCCTACGGCTGGGACATGCCGGAATTTATCCACATGCCGCTTTTACGCAATTCCGACAAATCCAAGATTTCCAAGCGGAAAAACCCCGTTTCCCTCGTCTGGTACCGGGAAGAGGGATATTTGAAAGAAGGAATCGTAAATTTTCTGGGCCTTATGGGCTATTCCATGGGGGACAACAAAGAGATTTTCTTTTTGGAGGAATTCAAGGAAAATTTCAATATCGACAACGTCTCTCTCGGCGGTCCCGTCTTTGACCTCGTGAAACTGGGCTGGGTCAACAATCATCATATGCGTATGAAGGATCTCGACGAGCTCACGGCCCTGGCCGTTCCCTTTTTCAGGGAAGCCGGCTATGCCGGGGAAACGGTATCCGACGCCGAATTCGCCACGCTGAAAAAAGTCGTGGAAATCCTGCGGGAAGGGGCCCCCACGCTGAAGGCCCTCGTGAAAAACGCCGCCCAGTTCTTTGTGGACGACATCACGCTGCAAGAGGTTGCGGAAGACATGAACAGCAAGCAGAAAAAGAGCGTCGAAAAACTCCGGAGCTCCATTCTCGATGAGACCGGAAAAAAAGCCGTCGCCCTTTTCCTCGAAAAACTGAAAGCCTACCCCAAAGACAGCTTTACCGTTGATGAAGCGAAGGATATCCTGCACGCCACGTGGGAAGAAATCGAGACCGACAGCGCGGGCAAAGTCTACATGCCGCTCCGGGCGGCCATGACCGGCCAGTCCATCGGAACGGATCTCTTCAACATCCTCTACGTCATCGGACGTGACCGAACCTTGGCAAGAATGGAACGAATGATCCGAAATTACAACATACTGTAA
- the prfB gene encoding peptide chain release factor 2 (programmed frameshift), with translation MDYSDIKREFEEMKEQIAAIGRSLDVPAREKKIESLTKKTEEEGFWGDKRTSAAVIQDMNREKEILAEFSDIGRELDDEAVLIEFVDAGEEDFLPELNEKHRKLRKDVDAFDTDLLLDGEYDGNNAIVTIHSGAGGTEACDWADMLYRMYTRWCNLRNYKVKELDFMPGESVGVKSVTFLVEGKRAYGYLKSEKGVHRLVRISPFDANKKRHTSFASVEVMPEVDESVDVTIDPSDLRIDTYRSSGAGGQHVNMTDSAVRITHMPTGIVVTCQKERSQLQNRETAMKFLRSKLLEVEMTKQEEKMREIQGEQSEIGWGSQIRSYVFQPYTMAKDHRTQTEIGNIRAVMDGEIDEFINSYLRWKKLKPNRP, from the exons ATGGATTACTCAGACATCAAAAGGGAATTTGAGGAAATGAAAGAACAGATCGCCGCCATCGGGAGGTCTCTT GACGTCCCGGCGCGGGAAAAGAAAATAGAAAGCCTCACGAAAAAAACGGAGGAAGAGGGGTTTTGGGGCGACAAGCGAACCAGCGCCGCCGTGATTCAGGACATGAACCGGGAAAAGGAAATTCTCGCCGAATTTTCCGATATCGGCCGTGAACTGGACGACGAGGCCGTGCTGATCGAATTTGTCGACGCGGGCGAGGAGGATTTCCTGCCCGAGCTCAACGAAAAGCACAGAAAGCTCCGCAAAGATGTGGACGCCTTCGATACGGACCTGCTGCTGGACGGGGAATACGATGGCAACAACGCCATCGTGACGATCCATTCGGGAGCGGGGGGCACCGAGGCCTGCGACTGGGCCGACATGCTGTACCGCATGTATACCCGCTGGTGCAATCTCCGGAACTATAAAGTCAAGGAACTGGATTTCATGCCCGGGGAAAGCGTCGGCGTCAAGTCCGTTACGTTTCTCGTGGAGGGAAAACGGGCCTACGGCTATCTCAAAAGCGAAAAGGGCGTTCACCGGCTCGTACGGATTTCCCCCTTTGACGCCAACAAAAAGCGGCACACGTCCTTTGCCTCCGTGGAGGTTATGCCCGAGGTGGACGAGAGCGTCGACGTGACCATTGATCCCTCAGACCTCCGGATCGATACGTATCGTTCCAGCGGCGCCGGCGGCCAGCACGTCAACATGACCGATTCCGCCGTCAGGATCACCCACATGCCCACGGGCATTGTCGTCACCTGCCAGAAAGAGCGTTCCCAGCTCCAGAACCGGGAGACGGCCATGAAATTCCTGCGCTCGAAACTCCTTGAGGTCGAAATGACCAAGCAGGAGGAAAAAATGCGGGAAATCCAGGGCGAGCAGAGCGAAATCGGCTGGGGCAGCCAAATCCGCTCCTATGTCTTCCAACCCTATACCATGGCCAAAGACCACCGGACCCAGACGGAAATCGGAAACATCCGCGCCGTCATGGACGGGGAAATCGACGAGTTCATCAACAGCTACCTCAGATGGAAAAAACTGAAACCAAACCGGCCCTGA
- a CDS encoding YebC/PmpR family DNA-binding transcriptional regulator: MSGHSKWNNIQHRKGAQDAKRAKLFTKFGREIAVAAKEAGGDPNFNPRLRLAIEKAKAGNMPKDALERAIKKGTGELEGMEYVELRYEGYGPAGTAFIVDTLTDNKNRTASEVRSTFTRRGGNLGTDGAVSWMFKRQGTISIKAEGLDPDKVMMDALDAGASDVKEADGYFEIITDPADFQSTLDALKARGYAYEDAEIELSAENKVPISDLDTAKSVMGMYEALDDLDDVQTVWSNFDIPDDILEKLE, encoded by the coding sequence GTGTCCGGACACAGTAAATGGAATAACATACAGCACAGAAAAGGGGCCCAGGACGCCAAAAGGGCCAAATTATTCACGAAATTCGGTCGGGAGATCGCGGTCGCGGCAAAAGAAGCGGGCGGCGACCCCAATTTCAACCCGCGCCTGAGACTGGCCATCGAAAAGGCCAAGGCCGGCAATATGCCCAAGGACGCCCTCGAACGGGCCATCAAAAAAGGAACCGGCGAATTGGAGGGCATGGAATACGTGGAACTCCGGTACGAGGGCTACGGTCCGGCGGGGACGGCTTTTATCGTCGATACGCTGACCGACAACAAAAATCGGACCGCTTCGGAAGTCCGCTCGACATTCACCCGCAGAGGCGGCAACCTCGGGACCGACGGCGCCGTTTCCTGGATGTTCAAGCGGCAGGGGACCATTTCCATCAAAGCCGAAGGGCTCGACCCCGACAAAGTCATGATGGACGCCCTCGATGCGGGCGCTTCCGACGTCAAAGAAGCGGACGGCTATTTTGAGATCATCACGGATCCGGCCGATTTTCAATCGACCCTGGACGCCCTGAAAGCCCGGGGCTATGCCTACGAAGACGCCGAGATCGAATTGTCGGCCGAAAACAAGGTTCCGATCTCCGATCTCGATACGGCAAAATCCGTTATGGGCATGTATGAGGCCCTGGACGATCTGGACGACGTGCAGACCGTCTGGTCCAATTTTGATATCCCCGACGACATACTGGAAAAACTCGAATAA
- a CDS encoding 5-formyltetrahydrofolate cyclo-ligase, whose translation MGPDKASLRRSVRAKRRTLSPDEGLSESRKIVARLLAFLETFPCVTVLAYASFDGEVETADLRAALRNLGKNVLLPRVEGEKLVAVPDPGDEALVKSALGVPEPQGPPRTGPIDLILVPGLAFDVHGRRLGFGKGYYDRFLADHPESLRAALAFSFQIFPDIPSEPHDQPVHVLIGGEFCLDLRNKH comes from the coding sequence ATGGGGCCGGATAAAGCGTCTTTACGAAGATCCGTCCGGGCGAAACGCCGGACCCTTTCCCCCGACGAAGGCCTTTCGGAGAGCCGGAAGATCGTCGCGCGTTTGCTCGCTTTCCTCGAAACGTTTCCCTGCGTGACCGTGCTGGCCTACGCGAGTTTTGACGGCGAGGTGGAAACGGCGGATTTGCGGGCTGCTCTGCGCAACCTTGGGAAGAACGTCCTGTTGCCGCGGGTCGAGGGGGAAAAACTGGTAGCGGTCCCCGATCCGGGAGATGAAGCTCTCGTCAAAAGCGCGCTGGGCGTTCCCGAACCCCAGGGTCCGCCCCGGACCGGTCCCATCGATCTGATCCTTGTACCTGGACTGGCCTTTGACGTCCACGGCAGGCGTCTCGGCTTCGGCAAAGGCTACTATGACCGTTTTCTCGCGGATCATCCCGAGTCTCTTCGGGCAGCCCTGGCCTTTTCTTTTCAGATTTTTCCCGATATCCCCTCAGAGCCGCATGATCAGCCGGTGCACGTACTGATCGGCGGCGAATTTTGCCTTGATTTGCGAAACAAACATTGA
- a CDS encoding uracil-DNA glycosylase translates to MDNFEELWEDLLFELKNLKNPFPDLRDGDVIAGSGNRNGKIVFVGDDPGLYDDGDLKATPGSSGEFLYKLCDYEGIDASSYYVTTLTKRRCKYRDFLEKDQETLKELLDMQLSLLNPRIIVALGTDAANALFSKEMDFAKIRGTVMELFGDTKILVTYDAAFAHKNRMDFGKEAPLAKAFWNDLKTLKKELDKLHGAG, encoded by the coding sequence ATGGATAATTTTGAAGAACTGTGGGAAGATTTGTTGTTCGAGCTGAAAAACCTGAAGAATCCCTTTCCGGATCTCAGGGACGGCGACGTCATCGCGGGATCGGGCAACCGGAACGGGAAGATCGTCTTTGTGGGCGACGACCCGGGCCTCTATGACGACGGAGACCTCAAGGCGACCCCGGGCTCCAGCGGCGAATTCCTCTACAAGCTCTGCGACTACGAGGGCATTGACGCCTCGTCCTATTACGTGACGACCTTGACAAAGCGCCGCTGCAAATACCGGGATTTTCTTGAGAAAGACCAGGAGACGCTCAAAGAACTTCTCGATATGCAATTGTCGCTCTTGAATCCCAGGATCATTGTGGCTTTAGGGACCGACGCCGCCAACGCCCTTTTTTCGAAGGAAATGGACTTCGCGAAAATCCGGGGGACCGTCATGGAGCTTTTCGGAGATACGAAAATCCTTGTGACCTATGACGCGGCCTTCGCCCACAAAAATCGCATGGATTTCGGCAAGGAGGCCCCGCTGGCCAAGGCCTTCTGGAACGACCTCAAGACGCTCAAAAAGGAGCTGGACAAACTCCATGGGGCCGGATAA
- a CDS encoding MBL fold metallo-hydrolase: protein MKISILGSGSSGNATFIGSGSTRILVDAGFSCRKIEEKLNAIGESAAELSAVLLTHEHMDHIAGAGILSRKYDIPLYLTAESHEAGRARLGEVPGELIRYIRGDFILGDDLEVIPFDVMHDAVRTMGFRLNSDDGRSVAIATDIGHVDNVVRENFRDCDVVVIESNYDHAMLLSCGYPFELKNRIKSNNGHLSNESAARFIRDIYHGGLQKVWLAHVSRDSNTYDRACETTRRELEACGIRLDFEAARQDEQTGLFEVK from the coding sequence ATGAAAATATCCATACTGGGCAGCGGAAGCTCCGGAAACGCGACCTTTATCGGGAGCGGCTCGACGAGGATCCTCGTCGACGCGGGTTTCAGCTGCCGGAAAATAGAAGAAAAGCTTAACGCCATCGGCGAAAGCGCCGCGGAATTGTCGGCGGTTCTTTTGACCCATGAGCATATGGACCACATTGCCGGGGCGGGGATCCTGTCCCGGAAATATGATATCCCGCTGTATCTGACGGCCGAGAGCCATGAGGCAGGACGGGCGCGCCTCGGCGAAGTGCCGGGGGAACTGATTCGCTATATCCGGGGGGACTTTATCCTCGGCGACGACCTCGAAGTCATCCCCTTTGACGTCATGCACGACGCCGTGAGGACCATGGGCTTCCGCCTGAATTCCGACGACGGCAGGAGCGTCGCCATCGCCACGGACATCGGCCATGTGGACAATGTCGTGCGGGAAAATTTCCGGGATTGCGACGTCGTAGTGATCGAGAGCAATTACGATCACGCCATGCTTTTGAGCTGCGGCTATCCCTTTGAGCTCAAGAACCGGATCAAGAGCAACAACGGCCATCTGTCCAACGAGTCGGCGGCCCGCTTTATCCGGGACATCTACCACGGCGGTCTGCAAAAAGTCTGGCTCGCCCATGTGAGCCGGGACAGCAATACCTACGACAGAGCCTGTGAGACCACGCGCCGGGAGCTTGAGGCCTGCGGGATCCGTCTCGATTTCGAGGCCGCCCGTCAGGATGAGCAAACGGGGCTTTTTGAGGTGAAATAA
- a CDS encoding ATP-binding cassette domain-containing protein has product MIELIKVNKIYPNGFHAVKDVSLKIDTGDIFGIIGLSGAGKSSLIRLINRLEEPTSGKVLIDGVDITALPKDKLLERRKKIGMIFQHFNLLSSRTVFGNVAFALEIAKWDRNRIKSRVEELLEVVELTDKAAYHPSQLSGGQKQRVAIARALANSPDILLSDEATSALDPKTSKTILELIKNIQKKYNLTVLMITHQMEVIRDTCNKVAVLSEGEVVEKGGVHHLFMNPKAEITKELISSLPNDEETKVEYLKNKGQKIIRLTFMGAVAREPIITKAARTYNIDLSIIGGTIDNLATMNIGHLIIELGGDMKKQEEAVEWLRKEEVFVEEMYNGL; this is encoded by the coding sequence ATGATAGAACTCATCAAGGTCAATAAAATATACCCCAACGGCTTTCACGCGGTCAAAGACGTCTCGTTGAAAATCGATACGGGGGACATCTTCGGCATCATCGGTCTTTCAGGAGCGGGGAAATCAAGCCTGATCCGGCTGATCAACCGTCTCGAGGAGCCCACGTCAGGGAAGGTCCTGATTGACGGCGTCGATATCACAGCCCTGCCCAAGGACAAGCTTCTGGAACGCCGGAAAAAAATCGGCATGATTTTCCAGCACTTCAATCTGCTCTCGTCCCGGACGGTTTTCGGAAACGTGGCCTTTGCTTTGGAGATCGCCAAATGGGACCGGAACCGGATCAAATCCCGGGTGGAGGAGCTGCTCGAAGTCGTGGAGCTGACCGACAAGGCCGCCTACCACCCCTCCCAGCTCTCGGGAGGACAGAAACAGCGGGTCGCCATTGCCCGAGCTCTTGCAAACAGCCCCGACATTTTGTTGTCGGACGAGGCCACCTCGGCCCTTGACCCCAAGACAAGCAAGACGATCCTCGAACTCATCAAAAACATCCAGAAAAAATATAATCTTACGGTACTCATGATTACCCACCAGATGGAGGTCATCCGCGACACTTGCAACAAAGTGGCCGTTCTCTCCGAAGGGGAAGTCGTCGAAAAGGGCGGCGTCCATCATCTTTTCATGAATCCGAAGGCCGAGATCACGAAAGAACTGATCTCGAGTCTGCCCAACGACGAGGAAACCAAGGTCGAATACCTCAAAAACAAGGGCCAGAAGATCATCCGGCTCACGTTTATGGGGGCCGTCGCCAGAGAACCCATTATCACCAAGGCGGCAAGAACCTATAACATAGATTTGAGCATTATCGGAGGCACCATCGACAACCTTGCCACCATGAACATCGGCCATCTGATCATCGAGCTGGGCGGCGACATGAAAAAGCAGGAAGAAGCGGTGGAATGGCTCCGAAAAGAGGAAGTTTTCGTAGAGGAGATGTACAATGGGCTTTGA
- a CDS encoding ABC transporter permease, with protein sequence MVRMSLADTVYMIIFAGFFATLLGSPIGILLVVTREGNILASPKLNKVVQAVINVFRSIPFIILMICLMPTTRRLIGTTIGKTAAIVPLSISAAPFVARMLEGALNEVDKGLIEASSCMGASPMTIILKVMIPETLPHIIHGLTVTMINLVGFSAMAGAIGAGGLGDLAIRYGYQRFETAIMIYAVIAIVLLVQGIQALGNYLMHLARRNR encoded by the coding sequence ATGGTGCGCATGTCCCTCGCGGATACGGTCTACATGATCATATTCGCGGGTTTTTTCGCGACGCTCCTGGGTTCCCCCATCGGGATCCTCCTCGTGGTCACAAGGGAGGGCAATATCCTCGCCAGCCCGAAACTGAATAAAGTCGTACAGGCCGTCATCAACGTATTCCGTTCGATTCCCTTCATCATCCTGATGATCTGCCTGATGCCGACGACAAGGAGGTTGATCGGAACCACAATCGGGAAGACAGCGGCAATCGTGCCTTTATCCATATCGGCTGCTCCTTTTGTGGCAAGAATGCTGGAAGGCGCGCTGAACGAAGTCGACAAAGGCTTGATTGAGGCCAGTTCCTGTATGGGGGCCTCCCCCATGACGATTATTTTGAAAGTAATGATCCCCGAAACACTGCCCCATATCATCCACGGACTCACGGTCACCATGATCAATCTCGTGGGCTTTTCCGCCATGGCCGGCGCCATCGGCGCGGGAGGGCTCGGCGACCTTGCGATCCGCTACGGCTATCAGCGCTTTGAGACCGCCATCATGATCTACGCCGTCATTGCCATCGTGCTCCTTGTCCAGGGCATCCAGGCCCTCGGCAATTATCTCATGCACCTGGCGCGAAGAAACCGGTAA
- a CDS encoding MetQ/NlpA family ABC transporter substrate-binding protein has translation MKKLILACTLFAAIVLAKPVKIGVTPIPNPDILEFIREDLKKDGIEIEIVEFSDYVSPNLALADGSLDANAFQHIPFLKKFCADRGLDLVDVGVTFVSPIALYSQKYKDVKDIPDGAKISLPNDPTNGARALILLHDNGLIKMKDRNNLTAGVIDIAENPHKYQFIELDAAQVPRSLGDVDAALINANYAVAAGLAPATDNILIEKAGADNPYVNVFAVRTAEKDREDVKTIVKHYQSEKVRKYMLEKFKGAYLPAF, from the coding sequence ATGAAAAAATTGATTCTGGCATGTACTTTATTCGCGGCAATCGTTCTGGCAAAACCAGTAAAAATCGGCGTGACGCCGATCCCCAATCCCGATATTCTCGAATTTATCCGGGAGGATTTGAAAAAAGACGGCATTGAAATTGAAATCGTGGAATTCAGCGACTATGTGTCCCCCAATCTGGCTCTGGCCGACGGCTCCCTGGACGCCAACGCCTTCCAGCACATTCCCTTTTTGAAGAAATTCTGCGCCGACAGAGGACTGGACCTCGTCGACGTGGGCGTGACTTTCGTGAGCCCCATCGCTCTATATTCCCAGAAATACAAAGACGTCAAGGACATCCCCGACGGCGCGAAAATTTCGCTGCCCAACGACCCCACCAACGGCGCGCGGGCGCTGATTTTGCTCCATGACAACGGCCTGATCAAAATGAAGGACAGAAACAACCTGACGGCGGGCGTCATCGACATCGCCGAAAATCCGCACAAATATCAGTTTATCGAACTTGACGCGGCCCAAGTGCCGAGATCCCTGGGCGACGTCGACGCGGCTCTGATCAACGCCAATTACGCCGTTGCGGCCGGTCTCGCCCCCGCCACGGACAACATCCTCATCGAGAAAGCGGGCGCGGACAATCCCTACGTAAACGTATTCGCGGTCCGGACAGCCGAAAAGGACAGAGAGGACGTCAAGACCATCGTAAAACACTATCAGTCGGAAAAAGTCCGGAAATATATGCTGGAAAAATTCAAAGGCGCGTATCTCCCCGCGTTTTAA